The Mycobacterium sp. EPa45 genomic interval CGAGCGGACGTGATGCTTGCATGGGTCTGCCCACTAATGTGACGCACCAAACAGTGCGATCGCCGTCAGCAACCCCGCGAACGGCCAAAAGGCCATCCGAATGTTATGTACGCCGCTTTTCGGGCAAAGTTGAGTCATGGACGCAACGCCATCTCGTCATCGGCGCCGGCTATTGACCGTGCTGGCCGCCCTTCTGCTGGTGCCCGGTCTGCTCTCCGGACCGGCCCACGCGGCACCTGTAGTTGGTGTGCCGGCTCCCCTGGCGCCGCTGGACCAGTCGGCGGTGATGGGCCGGGTCACCCCTGGCCTGGTCGACATCAACACGACGCTCAACTATCAGAGCGCCGTCGGTGCGGGCACCGGCATCGTGCTCGATCCCAGCGGCGAGGTGCTGACCAACAACCACGTCATCGAAGGCGCCACCAGCATCACGGCGACCAGCCTGGCCAACGGGCGCACCTACCCTGTCGACGTCATCGGCTTCGACCGGGCCAATGACATCGCCCTGGTGCGGTTGCGTGGCGCCGGGGACCTGCCCGTCGCATCACTGGGCACCTCGTCGTCGCTGGCGGTCGGTGACCCGATCGCGGCGATCGGCAATGCCGGTGGGGCGGGTGGGGCCCCGAGTTTCTCGCCGGGCAATGTCACGCAGCTCGGCGCTTCAGTGCGGGCATCCGACGAATCCGGCGGTGGCTCACGGGAGCTCACCGATCTGATCCGGGTGGCCGCCGACGTGCGCCCCGGTGATTCCGGTGGCCCGCTGGTCAACGCTGCCGGCCAGGTGGTCGGCGTCAACGTCGCCGCGACGCTGACCTACCGGATGGGCAACGTGCGCGGCGGCGAGGGCTTCGCGATCCCGATCGACCGTGCGCTCGGCGTCGCGGGCGCGATCCGGTCCGGCGGCGGCCCCGGCATTCATATCGGCGACACCGCCTTCATCGGTGTCGGAATCGCCGACCCGGCAGCCGGCGGACCATCGGGAGCCGTTGTGCGCCAGGTTCTTCCGGATACCGCCGCACGCGGCGCGGGCCTCGCGGCGGGTGACGTCATCACCTCGGCGGACGGGGTGCCGATCAACACCGCCACCGACCTCTCCAACTTCATGGACGCCCACCATCCCGGTGACACCATCACGTTGAACTGGGTGGACCGCGAGGGCAATCCCCGCAGCGCGCCCATCGTGCTCGGCGCGGGCCCGGTCGGCTGAACTCAGGCCCGCAACTCGGCCCGCAGCTGCATGAACCGGAACAGACCCGGACGGCCGGCGACCGGCTGGT includes:
- a CDS encoding S1C family serine protease; this translates as MDATPSRHRRRLLTVLAALLLVPGLLSGPAHAAPVVGVPAPLAPLDQSAVMGRVTPGLVDINTTLNYQSAVGAGTGIVLDPSGEVLTNNHVIEGATSITATSLANGRTYPVDVIGFDRANDIALVRLRGAGDLPVASLGTSSSLAVGDPIAAIGNAGGAGGAPSFSPGNVTQLGASVRASDESGGGSRELTDLIRVAADVRPGDSGGPLVNAAGQVVGVNVAATLTYRMGNVRGGEGFAIPIDRALGVAGAIRSGGGPGIHIGDTAFIGVGIADPAAGGPSGAVVRQVLPDTAARGAGLAAGDVITSADGVPINTATDLSNFMDAHHPGDTITLNWVDREGNPRSAPIVLGAGPVG